The Nitrospirales bacterium genome includes a window with the following:
- a CDS encoding flagellar hook-basal body protein: protein MNRGIYPPLAGAISFERRLEVLSHNIGNVNTTGYKKDKPVFETILGAASARPYAGMDLFPRVGNIIPEVAQGALEQTGRELDVGLNGPGFFVVKTEEGNRHFRGGRLFMNESGQLVTHSGDPILGKKGPVTVPPGAISIDANGAISVNNLVIDQLRIEDIPATETPVKAGDLYWNIPAQVIGAPNTTVQQGMLEKSNINPGMDLVELIKVTRAYEQMQKAIQTMDQLASQVIQVARVQA, encoded by the coding sequence ATGAATCGAGGCATTTACCCACCATTAGCCGGGGCCATTTCGTTCGAGCGACGGCTGGAAGTCCTTTCTCACAACATCGGCAATGTCAATACGACTGGGTATAAGAAAGATAAGCCGGTGTTTGAGACCATCCTTGGAGCGGCTTCGGCGAGACCCTACGCCGGGATGGATTTGTTTCCCCGCGTGGGCAACATCATTCCTGAAGTAGCTCAGGGCGCGCTGGAACAAACAGGGCGCGAGCTGGATGTCGGCCTCAATGGGCCGGGGTTTTTTGTCGTCAAGACTGAAGAAGGTAATCGGCATTTTCGAGGCGGCCGTCTTTTTATGAACGAGAGCGGTCAATTAGTGACCCATAGTGGAGATCCCATCCTGGGCAAAAAAGGGCCGGTCACCGTCCCGCCAGGAGCCATCTCTATCGATGCCAATGGGGCGATTAGCGTCAACAATCTTGTCATCGACCAGCTGAGAATAGAGGACATCCCCGCGACGGAAACGCCCGTGAAAGCAGGGGACTTGTACTGGAATATTCCAGCACAGGTGATCGGGGCACCGAACACGACGGTACAGCAGGGCATGTTGGAAAAATCAAACATTAACCCCGGCATGGATCTTGTGGAACTGATTAAAGTGACGCGTGCTTATGAACAAATGCAAAAGGCGATTCAAACGATGGATCAGTTGGCGAGTCAGGTGATCCAAGTGGCGAGAGTACAGGCGTAG
- a CDS encoding chemotaxis response regulator CheY: MLDTNMKVLVVDDMSTMRRIVKNVLKQIGYSDIAEAENGQDAMAKLKTGGFGLVVSDWNMPVMPGIELLRNVRADADLKSLPFLMVTAEAQKENIIEAVQAGVSNYVVKPFTAEALQEKLEKIFAKK, from the coding sequence ATGTTGGACACGAATATGAAAGTCTTAGTGGTTGATGATATGTCAACCATGCGACGGATCGTGAAAAATGTGTTGAAGCAGATCGGATATTCGGACATTGCCGAAGCCGAAAATGGCCAAGATGCGATGGCCAAACTCAAGACTGGTGGATTTGGGCTTGTGGTATCCGATTGGAATATGCCCGTCATGCCGGGCATCGAACTGCTCAGGAATGTCCGCGCTGACGCCGACCTGAAATCCTTGCCGTTCCTTATGGTCACGGCAGAGGCGCAAAAAGAAAATATCATAGAGGCGGTGCAGGCAGGCGTGAGCAATTATGTCGTGAAGCCTTTCACGGCTGAAGCCCTGCAGGAAAAGCTCGAAAAGATCTTTGCCAAAAAATGA
- a CDS encoding chemotaxis protein CheA, whose translation MNDEMKEILNDFLAEGSEMLEALDQHFVQLEADPNNADLLNEIFRAMHSMKGSAGFLGFANLVEVAHQGESLLNKLRQGEMDVSPFVIDIILEAVDAVKLLQEDIRDTGKDTHVDTSLIVNKLSLAIDSAPVVTGTAASPRTEPVTSEEADGTLERLLPEAPEPSSDVVLPVPSLEVSMEEPPSPIEVSESDGQATEPNPLLEAQANLSSMLGKVKDVASRTMQAAKPAQARSASGKEEDQTVRVETRRLDHVMNLVGELVLGRNRLMKLGFGLEEQFENDPHVRELGLTLAQLNLVTSDLQLAVMKTRMVPIRKVFAKFPRLVRDVSNKLGKQVRLELRGEDTEVDKSVADELGDPLVHLVRNSMDHGLEVASERQGNGKSPEGYVRLTASQEGNSIVIRIEDDGRGLQVQKIKQKALEKGLVTEADLATMGPREIMNLIFLPGFSTADQVSDLSGRGVGMDVVRTNISRMNGSIELDSEVGLGSCITIKLPLTVAIIQALMVEVECCTFAIPLASVIEAVKVTKEEIKTINGQAVLNLRERILPLLHLSEKFQIPVNSETDECYVVVIAIGERRFGVVVDRLRAQEEVVIKSLGEFLAEVTGVAGATITGDGKVVLILDMADLVQDVRGTSMVMG comes from the coding sequence ATGAATGATGAGATGAAAGAGATATTGAATGACTTCCTCGCCGAAGGCTCCGAGATGCTGGAAGCCCTGGATCAGCATTTTGTGCAATTGGAAGCTGATCCGAATAACGCTGATTTATTGAATGAGATCTTTCGAGCGATGCATAGCATGAAAGGTTCTGCGGGCTTTCTTGGCTTTGCGAATCTTGTGGAAGTGGCCCATCAGGGTGAAAGCCTTCTGAATAAGTTACGGCAGGGAGAGATGGACGTCTCTCCCTTTGTGATCGATATCATTCTCGAGGCCGTCGACGCCGTGAAACTCTTGCAAGAGGACATCCGTGATACGGGAAAAGATACCCACGTTGACACGAGCCTCATCGTGAACAAACTTTCCCTGGCGATTGATAGCGCCCCTGTGGTGACAGGAACTGCCGCGTCTCCTCGAACGGAACCGGTCACGAGTGAAGAGGCTGATGGAACCCTCGAACGTCTTCTACCTGAGGCGCCTGAGCCCTCCTCAGATGTCGTTTTACCTGTGCCTTCTCTTGAAGTGTCCATGGAAGAGCCGCCCTCTCCAATTGAAGTATCGGAGTCCGACGGTCAAGCTACAGAACCGAATCCATTACTGGAGGCTCAGGCGAATCTCTCATCCATGTTGGGGAAGGTAAAGGATGTGGCCAGCCGTACCATGCAAGCCGCCAAGCCTGCTCAAGCCAGGTCCGCGTCTGGGAAAGAAGAAGATCAGACCGTTCGCGTCGAGACCCGTCGTCTTGATCATGTCATGAATTTGGTCGGAGAACTTGTCCTGGGCCGTAATCGGTTGATGAAGTTGGGCTTTGGTCTCGAAGAGCAGTTTGAGAACGACCCACACGTTCGTGAGCTGGGACTGACGTTGGCGCAATTAAATCTCGTGACGTCCGACCTGCAACTTGCGGTCATGAAGACCCGCATGGTGCCGATCCGGAAAGTCTTCGCCAAATTTCCGCGTCTCGTCCGTGATGTTTCGAATAAGCTGGGGAAGCAAGTTCGTCTTGAATTGCGGGGAGAAGACACGGAAGTCGATAAGTCCGTCGCTGATGAGCTGGGCGATCCCTTGGTCCACCTTGTTCGCAATTCGATGGACCATGGATTAGAAGTGGCATCTGAGCGGCAAGGGAACGGCAAATCACCGGAGGGCTATGTGCGGTTGACGGCGTCTCAGGAAGGCAACAGCATCGTCATCCGAATCGAAGATGATGGACGAGGGCTGCAGGTTCAAAAAATAAAGCAGAAGGCTTTGGAAAAGGGCCTCGTGACCGAGGCTGATCTTGCGACGATGGGTCCTCGCGAAATCATGAATCTGATCTTTCTTCCTGGTTTTAGCACGGCAGATCAAGTCAGTGATTTGTCCGGTCGGGGTGTTGGCATGGATGTGGTGCGAACCAACATCAGTCGGATGAACGGGAGCATCGAATTGGATTCAGAAGTGGGGTTAGGCAGTTGCATCACGATTAAGCTTCCCTTAACGGTCGCGATTATTCAAGCCCTGATGGTCGAGGTCGAATGTTGCACGTTTGCGATTCCCTTGGCCTCTGTGATCGAGGCTGTGAAGGTGACGAAAGAGGAAATCAAGACCATTAATGGACAAGCGGTGTTAAATCTTCGAGAACGCATTCTTCCCCTGCTTCATCTGTCTGAAAAATTTCAGATACCCGTGAATTCCGAGACCGACGAATGTTATGTCGTGGTGATTGCGATCGGAGAACGTCGTTTTGGCGTCGTGGTCGATCGGCTGCGTGCTCAAGAAGAAGTGGTGATTAAATCGCTCGGAGAATTTCTTGCCGAAGTAACTGGAGTGGCCGGCGCGACGATCACGGGAGATGGAAAGGTTGTGCTCATCTTAGATATGGCCGATTTGGTCCAGGACGTGCGTGGCACCTCGATGGTCATGGGATGA
- a CDS encoding methyl-accepting chemotaxis protein: MNSMKIGTKFIVSLGCIAVVMILVGLFFIFHQEERRLHAMLEEQGAMVQAQVEVTRAYIAKNYVGKIKQSTIGSDIVVAREHGIDPQAIPFPATATQEIGKALGEKGIFEARLVSDQPMNPANAPKDTFERDALAAIMAGADSYSAEEMVNGVLTYRRASADKASVQACVTCHVGKEVGDLIGLLAVSMPMTSAKEGMMTSMAQTGGLLVSVILACVGLVYVLMQKFVLTPLQGLTQISRDIAQGQGDLTKRVPVHSHDEIGELARYFNLFIEKMHKSMTKVAGAIDRIASSATELSATAEQLSYSANGQNSRMVQSASAVEEMTMTAGEVARNSTEAARIAQETSETARTGHEVMAQTVSGMQQVSDAVGQSANIIMTLGKSSDQIGEIVRVIEDIADQTNLLALNAAIEAARAGEQGRGFAVVADEVRKLAERTTKATKEIGDMIRQIQQDTKSAVASMEDGTQRVMGGVELANKTGEALEKIQSMVNQTTSMIQQIADAAEEQSSATRQIASDLEAVAKSTKEASGGVSESAKASHDLSMLATELQSLIGTFRV, encoded by the coding sequence ATGAATAGCATGAAGATCGGGACGAAGTTTATCGTCTCACTCGGATGTATCGCCGTGGTGATGATTCTGGTTGGCCTGTTCTTTATTTTTCATCAGGAAGAGCGTCGATTGCATGCGATGCTTGAAGAGCAAGGCGCAATGGTTCAAGCCCAGGTTGAAGTGACCCGCGCGTACATCGCGAAAAATTATGTCGGAAAAATTAAGCAGTCGACGATCGGTTCAGATATTGTGGTTGCGCGAGAGCATGGTATCGATCCGCAGGCCATTCCATTTCCGGCGACCGCCACTCAAGAAATCGGGAAAGCATTGGGGGAGAAGGGGATATTTGAAGCCAGATTAGTCAGCGATCAACCGATGAACCCCGCGAATGCGCCGAAGGATACCTTTGAACGTGATGCCCTGGCCGCTATCATGGCCGGCGCGGATTCTTATTCTGCTGAAGAAATGGTGAATGGAGTCCTGACCTATCGTCGGGCGAGTGCGGATAAAGCATCGGTTCAGGCGTGCGTGACGTGTCATGTTGGCAAGGAAGTTGGCGATTTAATCGGTTTGCTAGCGGTTTCCATGCCGATGACCAGCGCCAAAGAAGGCATGATGACGTCCATGGCCCAAACCGGTGGATTATTGGTTAGCGTCATTCTTGCCTGCGTAGGGTTAGTCTATGTTTTGATGCAGAAGTTTGTGTTGACGCCGTTACAAGGATTAACGCAAATCTCTCGTGATATTGCCCAGGGGCAAGGCGATTTGACCAAGCGAGTGCCTGTCCACAGTCATGATGAGATCGGGGAATTAGCCAGGTATTTCAATCTTTTTATCGAAAAAATGCATAAATCGATGACGAAGGTCGCGGGCGCTATTGATCGTATTGCCTCTTCCGCCACGGAGCTTTCCGCCACGGCTGAACAGCTGTCATATAGCGCTAATGGTCAGAATTCCCGTATGGTCCAATCGGCTTCAGCCGTGGAAGAGATGACCATGACTGCGGGAGAAGTGGCAAGGAATTCGACGGAAGCTGCTCGTATCGCTCAGGAAACGTCCGAGACGGCTCGAACGGGTCATGAAGTTATGGCGCAAACCGTCTCTGGCATGCAGCAAGTCTCCGATGCCGTCGGACAGTCCGCCAACATCATCATGACGCTCGGGAAATCATCCGATCAAATCGGAGAAATCGTGCGAGTGATCGAGGATATTGCCGATCAAACGAATTTGTTGGCGTTGAATGCTGCGATTGAAGCTGCGCGAGCAGGAGAGCAGGGACGGGGATTCGCAGTCGTGGCAGATGAGGTGAGAAAACTGGCGGAACGAACGACCAAAGCCACCAAAGAAATCGGGGATATGATTCGGCAAATTCAACAAGATACGAAGAGTGCTGTGGCTTCAATGGAAGATGGAACTCAGCGAGTGATGGGCGGTGTGGAGTTGGCGAACAAAACCGGAGAAGCTCTTGAAAAAATTCAATCAATGGTCAACCAAACGACCTCGATGATCCAGCAAATTGCCGATGCCGCAGAAGAGCAATCTTCCGCAACGAGGCAAATTGCGAGTGATCTTGAAGCCGTGGCCAAAAGCACAAAAGAGGCTTCGGGTGGTGTCTCGGAATCTGCAAAGGCGAGTCATGATTTGAGTATGCTCGCGACAGAACTCCAGTCATTGATCGGAACATTTCGAGTATAA
- a CDS encoding flagellar basal body L-ring protein FlgH: MYSWVPIGGLVGALILMYGCSTPQQTVKRVEEKPFEQPPLSLPETTGSLWQEENGRAYLFEDRRASRVGDIVVVQIVEQHRGSKTASTTADRESTYRNSIGGSIFGFNNFASTFTEGLGIDSSTQNEFEGSGSTSREDTLTGTIATRVTEVLPNGDLRIQGKREVTVNSEKQTMILNGIVRRIDLDTSNSVLSSAVAEAKIEYTGLGVVDDVQRPGWLVRILDWIIPF; encoded by the coding sequence ATGTACTCTTGGGTGCCGATCGGAGGCCTTGTGGGGGCGTTGATTCTCATGTATGGGTGTTCCACTCCTCAGCAAACAGTCAAAAGGGTCGAGGAGAAACCCTTTGAGCAGCCGCCGCTCTCTCTTCCCGAGACAACTGGGTCGCTGTGGCAGGAAGAGAACGGCCGGGCCTATCTGTTTGAGGATCGTCGAGCCAGTCGGGTAGGCGATATCGTGGTGGTTCAGATCGTGGAACAGCATCGGGGTTCGAAGACGGCCAGTACGACCGCCGATCGTGAGTCCACGTATAGGAATTCTATCGGAGGCTCCATATTCGGGTTCAATAATTTTGCCTCGACGTTTACGGAAGGACTCGGAATCGATTCAAGCACGCAGAATGAGTTTGAGGGCTCGGGCTCAACGAGCCGGGAAGATACTTTGACCGGTACGATCGCGACACGTGTTACCGAGGTGCTGCCCAATGGAGATCTGCGGATACAGGGTAAGCGTGAAGTGACCGTAAACAGTGAAAAGCAGACGATGATCCTGAACGGCATCGTGCGTCGTATCGACCTGGACACATCAAACAGCGTTCTTTCTTCAGCCGTCGCTGAGGCGAAGATCGAATATACCGGGCTCGGAGTCGTGGATGATGTGCAGCGGCCGGGTTGGCTTGTGCGGATTCTTGATTGGATAATTCCCTTTTAG
- a CDS encoding chemotaxis protein CheW: protein MYESSTEMSAVLEATGEDGGDLLQLVSFHVGEEEFAIDILGVQEIIRMVELTPVPNAPHFVEGVINLRGKVIPIIDLRSRFGLPSAERTKDTRIIVVEISNTVLGFIVDSVEEVLRLPESLIENPPNTGRGGSSDFHRGIGRVGGRLLILLDLGQILGIGT from the coding sequence ATGTATGAATCATCAACGGAAATGTCAGCGGTCCTCGAGGCGACTGGCGAAGATGGTGGAGACCTCCTACAGCTGGTGAGTTTTCATGTAGGCGAAGAAGAATTTGCGATTGATATCCTGGGAGTCCAGGAAATCATCCGAATGGTCGAATTAACGCCGGTGCCCAATGCCCCGCATTTTGTCGAGGGAGTCATTAACCTCCGAGGAAAGGTTATCCCCATCATCGACTTGCGCTCTCGGTTTGGTCTTCCATCGGCGGAACGGACCAAAGATACGCGAATTATCGTTGTGGAGATTTCGAATACCGTTCTCGGGTTCATCGTCGACTCAGTGGAGGAAGTGCTGCGTCTTCCAGAAAGTTTGATCGAAAATCCACCAAACACCGGACGGGGCGGAAGTTCGGACTTTCACAGAGGTATCGGTCGAGTCGGAGGGCGATTGCTCATTTTGCTCGATCTCGGCCAGATTCTGGGAATAGGAACCTAG
- a CDS encoding OmpA family protein: protein MKKKHEEHENHERWLVSYADFITLLFAFFVVMYAVSSVNEGKYRTLSESMVSAFSNHKPLGNLSIIELPFEKRKEVLTTDPPKVRQNVRAYVKIANAIQMAKLPEGVTVTSGKRGLNIRIADDALFASGSASLRPDVKEFLDLIAGLVKNLPNFISVEGHTDSVPVRKGPFPSNWDLSASRASILVRYFTEIRGLDPKRFSATSFAEFRPVDTNETANGRSANRRVEIVILRHTHAPHQPSHPFLDS, encoded by the coding sequence TTGAAAAAAAAACACGAAGAGCATGAGAATCATGAACGTTGGCTGGTGTCATATGCCGACTTTATCACGCTGTTATTCGCCTTCTTTGTCGTGATGTACGCGGTCTCTTCGGTGAATGAAGGAAAGTACCGGACATTGAGTGAATCGATGGTCAGCGCGTTCAGTAATCACAAGCCATTGGGCAACCTGTCGATCATTGAACTGCCATTCGAAAAACGTAAAGAAGTATTGACCACCGACCCTCCAAAAGTCAGGCAAAATGTTCGGGCGTACGTGAAGATCGCTAATGCGATTCAGATGGCAAAGTTACCTGAGGGCGTGACGGTCACGTCAGGCAAACGCGGGTTGAACATTCGCATTGCCGACGATGCCCTGTTTGCCAGCGGCAGCGCGTCTCTTCGACCCGATGTGAAGGAATTTCTCGATTTGATCGCGGGGCTGGTGAAGAACCTGCCTAATTTCATCAGCGTCGAAGGACATACCGATTCTGTCCCGGTTCGAAAAGGGCCTTTCCCGTCAAATTGGGATCTCTCCGCTTCTCGCGCAAGCATCCTGGTGCGGTATTTTACGGAAATTCGCGGCTTGGACCCCAAGCGTTTTTCAGCGACGAGTTTTGCGGAGTTTCGACCGGTCGATACGAACGAGACTGCCAACGGGCGAAGCGCGAATCGCCGGGTTGAAATCGTGATCCTTCGGCATACGCATGCCCCTCATCAACCGTCTCATCCCTTCCTGGATTCGTAG
- a CDS encoding chemotaxis protein, with translation MSTLMAEIDQRTGLAGANKMELLMFHLGTAEIYGLNVFKIREVMKIPQVTKIPDSDARIVGIVNLRGENIALVDLKQAIGLGPVDPEGAKLIITEYNDRKQGFLVSGVDRIIRMSWERVHIPPPMVQSSRQGAVTAVTKLDDGRMVLILDVEKVLVELHPKSDEEMYIGVEPVPSLAGKRLLIADDSVVARKQIIKTLDRVGVIWEETCTGKEALNRLRFYAQSAEETGNPLSTYVDGLLTDIEMPEMDGFSLTKLVRQDPRFTGLPILMHSSLSGRCNVDKGKSVGVTDFVTKFDPRVLRQKLIQHVGTVAG, from the coding sequence ATGTCGACTTTGATGGCAGAAATCGATCAACGGACCGGATTGGCCGGGGCCAACAAGATGGAACTCCTCATGTTTCATCTTGGGACGGCTGAGATCTACGGGCTCAATGTCTTCAAGATTCGTGAAGTCATGAAAATCCCTCAGGTCACCAAAATTCCTGACTCCGATGCGCGCATTGTGGGTATCGTGAATCTTCGAGGCGAAAATATTGCTCTTGTGGACTTGAAGCAAGCCATCGGGTTGGGGCCAGTCGACCCTGAAGGCGCCAAGCTCATCATTACGGAATATAACGATAGAAAACAGGGATTTTTGGTCTCAGGAGTGGATCGCATTATCCGGATGTCCTGGGAACGTGTGCATATCCCGCCCCCCATGGTCCAGTCCAGCCGCCAAGGCGCGGTGACGGCGGTGACGAAACTTGATGATGGGCGAATGGTGTTAATTCTTGATGTCGAGAAAGTTCTCGTGGAATTACATCCAAAATCGGATGAGGAAATGTACATCGGTGTCGAGCCAGTACCGAGCCTGGCTGGAAAGCGATTGTTGATTGCTGACGACTCGGTGGTGGCACGGAAACAAATAATCAAGACCTTAGATCGCGTCGGTGTGATCTGGGAAGAAACATGTACCGGCAAAGAGGCTCTGAATCGTTTGCGGTTTTACGCACAAAGCGCTGAGGAAACGGGGAATCCTCTGAGTACGTACGTGGATGGACTGCTTACGGACATCGAAATGCCGGAGATGGATGGATTTTCACTGACAAAACTCGTTCGACAGGATCCTCGATTTACCGGTCTGCCTATTTTGATGCATTCTTCATTGTCGGGACGCTGTAATGTCGATAAAGGGAAATCAGTCGGGGTGACCGATTTCGTGACTAAATTTGATCCCAGGGTTTTACGTCAAAAATTGATTCAACATGTCGGAACGGTCGCAGGATGA
- a CDS encoding protein phosphatase CheZ yields MLVDRGFDEPKEDLTETSEQSIYDELGELTKYVEMMTRTIAEMEVPVASTSDQLPDATAHLGELAKITEEGTHKVMALTEEMTHSHGQMKKLLRELSGQPEWEQKVQDIIKLIDEDEARITNITVSLGFQDIVAQRVAKLMTVLDEVQHKLLKLVVVFGLQNKKDKTKKEGRGYEMLQQLEASKSTALKQDLVDDILSEFGFN; encoded by the coding sequence ATGCTGGTAGACCGGGGATTTGATGAACCAAAAGAAGACCTGACCGAGACTTCTGAGCAATCGATCTATGATGAATTGGGAGAATTGACCAAATATGTCGAAATGATGACTCGAACGATTGCTGAAATGGAAGTGCCCGTTGCTTCTACCTCTGATCAGCTGCCGGATGCTACCGCGCATCTTGGGGAGTTGGCCAAAATTACCGAAGAAGGCACACACAAGGTCATGGCCTTAACCGAGGAAATGACCCATTCTCATGGGCAAATGAAAAAACTGCTGAGAGAGCTGTCGGGGCAGCCTGAGTGGGAACAGAAGGTGCAGGATATCATCAAGTTGATCGATGAAGATGAAGCACGCATTACCAACATTACCGTCTCGCTTGGGTTCCAAGATATTGTGGCTCAACGTGTCGCCAAACTGATGACCGTTCTTGATGAAGTCCAACATAAGCTCTTAAAGCTAGTCGTGGTGTTTGGACTTCAGAATAAGAAAGATAAGACTAAGAAGGAAGGGCGAGGATATGAAATGTTGCAGCAGCTTGAAGCCTCGAAGAGTACCGCGTTGAAACAGGACCTGGTAGACGACATTCTATCCGAGTTTGGGTTCAACTAA
- a CDS encoding flagellar motor protein: protein MDILTIVGLVVAAGAILGGQVLEGGHISSIVQPTAALIVFGGTIGAVMINYPMSIFMKAMGSLGMVFGNVSVDQKGIITKIVELGNISRKQGLLALEGQIKSLTDPMMAKGVQLVVDGTEPPKIREILEVEVEMFEEEYTLAGKVWESFGSYAPTIGILGAVMGLIHVMENLADPSSLGGGIAVAFVATIYGVGGANLIFLPAGGKIKLKAKELIIGKLMVIEGLVSVAQGENPRMIEEKLSGYLSEAEKSKK, encoded by the coding sequence ATGGATATTCTTACCATTGTCGGGCTCGTTGTGGCTGCTGGCGCGATTCTCGGTGGTCAGGTGCTGGAGGGGGGGCATATCAGCTCGATCGTACAGCCGACTGCGGCGCTCATCGTCTTCGGCGGGACCATTGGCGCCGTGATGATTAACTATCCGATGTCGATCTTCATGAAAGCGATGGGAAGTTTGGGAATGGTCTTTGGGAATGTATCCGTCGATCAAAAGGGTATCATCACGAAAATCGTGGAATTAGGGAATATTAGTCGCAAACAGGGGCTCTTGGCACTTGAAGGACAGATTAAAAGTCTGACGGATCCTATGATGGCCAAAGGCGTGCAATTGGTGGTTGATGGCACGGAACCTCCCAAAATCCGGGAAATCTTAGAGGTTGAAGTCGAAATGTTCGAGGAAGAATATACCCTGGCAGGAAAAGTCTGGGAATCGTTCGGCAGCTACGCGCCGACTATTGGAATTTTGGGTGCCGTCATGGGCTTGATTCACGTCATGGAGAATCTTGCCGATCCATCATCTCTTGGCGGCGGCATCGCAGTCGCATTCGTCGCGACGATTTATGGTGTTGGCGGCGCGAATCTCATCTTTCTGCCAGCGGGGGGGAAAATTAAATTAAAAGCGAAAGAATTAATCATCGGCAAACTCATGGTGATTGAAGGTCTTGTCTCGGTCGCTCAGGGTGAGAACCCTCGCATGATTGAAGAGAAATTGAGCGGATATCTGTCTGAAGCAGAAAAGAGTAAAAAATAG
- the flgA gene encoding flagellar basal body P-ring formation chaperone FlgA — MNLLIIVSLLVSALSGSNAFAQEKGELTKSAAGPLAKTPVVSIGELKAAIVKKMQSRIPSSDMKLAVEVLFPKTPVPVPKGRITLHVPDDQFGNAVGRRAFRVRITLDDTPVKTVSVLASVTLETEVVTPVRWIKVHEILREEDLVRKTVSLRTFTPDILRRLDDVVGKQATRSLPPHQPLSASFVSDPPLVHKGDRVMIEVRRGGLFIQTIGVAKASGQSGELIPVTNQSSGREILATILSPGIVEVRF; from the coding sequence ATGAACCTTCTCATCATTGTCAGCCTGTTGGTTAGCGCTTTGTCCGGATCGAACGCGTTTGCCCAGGAAAAGGGTGAATTGACAAAGTCTGCCGCAGGTCCATTAGCGAAAACTCCTGTCGTGTCAATTGGAGAGTTGAAAGCGGCGATCGTCAAGAAAATGCAAAGTCGTATTCCTTCTTCCGACATGAAACTGGCTGTTGAAGTGTTGTTCCCAAAGACTCCTGTGCCAGTCCCCAAGGGGCGTATCACCTTACATGTTCCGGACGATCAATTTGGCAATGCGGTGGGGCGTCGTGCGTTTCGTGTGCGGATCACTCTCGACGATACGCCGGTCAAGACGGTGAGTGTGCTCGCTTCTGTCACTCTGGAAACTGAAGTGGTGACGCCGGTACGTTGGATAAAGGTTCACGAGATTTTACGAGAAGAAGATCTTGTGCGAAAGACCGTGAGCCTTCGGACCTTTACCCCAGATATCCTTCGGCGGCTCGACGATGTTGTCGGCAAGCAAGCCACTCGATCGTTGCCTCCTCATCAGCCCCTTTCCGCCTCGTTCGTCTCTGATCCTCCGCTCGTTCATAAGGGCGATCGAGTGATGATCGAAGTGCGGCGTGGAGGCTTATTCATTCAAACGATAGGGGTCGCCAAGGCATCCGGACAATCTGGAGAGCTGATTCCAGTGACGAATCAGTCATCAGGGCGCGAGATTCTCGCCACCATTTTGTCTCCAGGAATCGTTGAGGTCCGATTTTGA
- the flgG gene encoding flagellar basal-body rod protein FlgG, translating into MIRAMHTAATGMFAQQLNIDTIAHNLANVNTTGFKRGRAEFSDLLYQISRLPGSSASAVGVFPVGMQVGLGVRPVTVAKEFVQGNLKQTFNDLDLAIEGRGFFQVLRPDGTTMYTRGGSFKQDNTGNVVTGDGDTLVPTITIPSGALKVDVGQDGTVSALLPGVATATQLGQIQLVRFDNPAGLVAQGNNLFSESAASGAAQQGTPGFSTGFGLIQQGFLETSNVNIADEMVNMIIAQRSYELNAKAIQASDDMMQVANNLRR; encoded by the coding sequence ATGATTCGAGCCATGCATACAGCCGCGACAGGAATGTTCGCGCAACAACTCAACATCGATACGATCGCTCATAACCTCGCCAACGTGAATACGACTGGGTTCAAGAGAGGCCGAGCCGAGTTTTCGGACTTACTGTATCAAATTTCACGTTTGCCCGGGTCGAGCGCTTCGGCGGTCGGGGTGTTTCCCGTCGGAATGCAAGTCGGCCTCGGTGTGCGTCCTGTGACCGTTGCCAAAGAGTTTGTCCAGGGAAATTTAAAGCAGACGTTTAATGATCTGGACCTGGCCATAGAGGGGCGTGGCTTTTTCCAGGTCCTGCGTCCTGACGGCACGACCATGTATACCCGTGGTGGTTCGTTTAAGCAAGACAACACCGGCAATGTCGTGACGGGGGACGGCGATACCCTGGTGCCCACCATCACGATCCCATCCGGTGCCCTGAAGGTCGATGTTGGTCAAGATGGCACTGTGTCCGCGCTGCTTCCCGGTGTCGCGACGGCGACACAACTCGGACAAATTCAACTCGTGCGTTTTGACAATCCGGCAGGCCTGGTTGCGCAGGGGAATAATCTGTTTTCCGAGAGTGCGGCCTCCGGAGCCGCGCAACAAGGTACTCCTGGTTTTTCAACGGGGTTCGGACTGATTCAGCAGGGGTTCTTAGAAACATCGAACGTCAATATCGCGGATGAGATGGTGAATATGATCATCGCGCAACGCAGCTATGAATTGAATGCCAAAGCGATCCAGGCCTCGGACGATATGATGCAAGTGGCCAATAATCTCAGGCGGTAA